The proteins below come from a single Serratia ficaria genomic window:
- the narI gene encoding respiratory nitrate reductase subunit gamma, with protein MQFLNQFFFDIYPYLAGAIFLIGSWLRYDYGQYSWRAGSSQMLDKKGMRLASNLFHIGILGIFAGHFLGMLTPHWMYESFLPIEVKQKLAMIAGGACGVMTLIGGALLLKRRLTNPRVRATSSFADIMILTLLVVQVCLGLLTIPFSAQHMDGSEMMKLVAWAQAVVTFHAGASQHLAGVAPIFKLHMVLGMTLFVLFPFCRLVHIWSVPVEYLTRRYQLVRNRR; from the coding sequence ATGCAATTTTTGAATCAGTTTTTCTTCGACATCTACCCCTATCTGGCGGGGGCGATTTTCCTGATCGGCAGCTGGCTGCGCTATGACTACGGCCAGTACAGCTGGCGCGCCGGCTCCAGCCAGATGCTGGACAAAAAGGGCATGCGCCTGGCCTCCAACCTGTTCCACATCGGCATTCTGGGCATCTTCGCCGGGCACTTCCTCGGCATGCTGACGCCGCACTGGATGTATGAGTCCTTCCTGCCGATCGAGGTGAAGCAGAAGCTGGCGATGATCGCCGGCGGCGCCTGCGGAGTGATGACGCTGATCGGCGGCGCGCTGCTGCTGAAACGCCGCCTGACCAACCCGCGGGTGCGCGCCACCAGCAGCTTTGCCGACATCATGATCCTGACGCTGCTGGTGGTGCAGGTGTGCCTCGGTCTGCTGACCATTCCGTTCTCCGCCCAGCATATGGACGGCAGCGAAATGATGAAGCTGGTGGCCTGGGCGCAGGCGGTGGTGACCTTCCACGCCGGCGCTTCGCAACATCTGGCGGGCGTGGCGCCGATCTTCAAGCTGCATATGGTGCTGGGCATGACGCTGTTCGTACTGTTCCCGTTCTGCCGCCTGGTGCATATCTGGAGCGTGCCGGTAGAGTACCTGACCCGGCGTTATCAGCTGGTGCGCAATCGCCGCTGA
- the narJ gene encoding nitrate reductase molybdenum cofactor assembly chaperone, whose translation MISLKVIARLLDYPEQALFDHQQALIEALEPASELDLHHSAQLILFIRRLCARPLLDVQADYCELFDRGRATSLLLFEHVHGESRDRGQAMVDLMAQYRAAGLEIDSRELPDFLPLYLEYLASRSGEQAREGLQDIAPILALLGARLLQRESPYAVLFELLLALSGSEVQAQALETQVAKEARDDTPQALDAVWEEEQIRFLGEQPGCGSDRQTAHQRRFAGAVAPQYLDLAATAPKGR comes from the coding sequence ATGATCAGCCTGAAAGTGATCGCCCGCCTGCTCGATTACCCGGAGCAGGCGCTGTTTGACCATCAGCAGGCGCTGATCGAAGCGCTGGAGCCGGCCAGTGAGCTGGATCTGCACCACAGCGCGCAGCTGATCCTGTTTATCCGCCGGCTGTGCGCCCGGCCGTTACTGGACGTGCAGGCCGACTATTGCGAGCTGTTCGACCGCGGCCGCGCCACCTCGCTGCTGCTGTTCGAGCACGTGCACGGCGAATCGCGCGATCGCGGCCAGGCGATGGTCGACCTGATGGCGCAGTATCGCGCCGCCGGGCTGGAGATCGACAGCCGCGAACTGCCGGATTTCCTGCCGCTGTATCTGGAATATCTGGCCAGCCGCAGCGGCGAACAGGCGCGCGAAGGGCTGCAGGACATCGCGCCGATCCTGGCGCTGCTCGGCGCCCGCCTGCTGCAGCGGGAAAGCCCTTATGCGGTGTTGTTTGAGCTGCTGCTGGCGCTGTCGGGCAGCGAAGTGCAGGCGCAGGCGCTGGAGACGCAGGTGGCGAAAGAGGCGCGCGACGACACGCCGCAGGCGCTGGACGCCGTGTGGGAAGAGGAACAGATCAGGTTCCTTGGCGAACAACCGGGCTGCGGTTCCGATCGGCAAACCGCACATCAGCGGCGCTTCGCCGGCGCGGTGGCGCCGCAATATCTGGATCTGGCTGCAACGGCACCCAAAGGAAGATAA
- the narH gene encoding nitrate reductase subunit beta, with translation MKIRSQVGMVLNLDKCIGCHTCSVTCKNVWTSREGMEYAWFNNVESKPGVGYPHAWEDQEKWRGGWIRKINGKLEPRMGSRVGLLAKIFANPDVPALDDYYEPFDYDYQHLHTARQGKHQPVARPRSLITGRRMKKIENGPNWEEILGGEFEKRSQDKNFDNMQKAMYGQFENTFMMYLPRLCEHCLNPACVATCPSGAIYKRGEDGIVLIDQDKCRGWRMCLTGCPYKKIYFNWKSGKSEKCIFCYPRIEAGQPTVCSETCVGRIRYLGVLLYDADRIEQAAAVENDKDLYQSQLDIFLDPHDPAVIAQALADGVPQGVIDAAQQSPVYKMAMDWKLALPLHPEYRTLPMVWYVPPLSPIQSAADAGELAHSGVLPDVESLRIPVQYLANLLTAGDTAPVLLALKRMLAMRHYKRAETVDGVVDTSALEQVGLSEAQAQEMYRYLAIANYEDRFVVPSSHRELAREAFPESKGCGFSFGDGCHGSDGKFNLFNSRRIDAIDVTQKTVRPEDAS, from the coding sequence ATGAAAATTCGTTCTCAAGTCGGCATGGTGCTGAACCTGGACAAGTGCATCGGTTGCCATACCTGTTCGGTAACCTGCAAGAACGTCTGGACCAGCCGCGAAGGCATGGAATACGCCTGGTTCAACAACGTGGAAAGCAAGCCCGGCGTCGGTTATCCGCACGCCTGGGAAGATCAGGAAAAGTGGCGGGGCGGCTGGATCCGTAAAATCAACGGCAAGCTGGAACCGCGCATGGGCAGCCGCGTCGGCCTGCTGGCGAAAATCTTCGCCAACCCGGACGTGCCGGCGCTGGATGACTACTACGAACCGTTCGACTACGACTACCAGCATCTGCACACCGCCAGGCAGGGCAAACACCAGCCGGTGGCGCGCCCGCGTTCGCTGATCACCGGCCGGCGCATGAAGAAGATTGAAAACGGTCCGAACTGGGAGGAGATCCTCGGCGGCGAATTCGAAAAGCGTTCGCAGGACAAAAACTTCGACAACATGCAGAAGGCGATGTACGGCCAGTTCGAAAACACCTTCATGATGTATCTGCCGCGTTTATGCGAACACTGCCTGAACCCGGCCTGCGTCGCCACCTGCCCGAGCGGGGCTATCTACAAGCGCGGCGAAGACGGCATCGTGCTGATCGACCAGGATAAATGCCGCGGTTGGCGCATGTGCCTGACCGGCTGCCCCTACAAGAAAATTTACTTCAACTGGAAGAGCGGCAAGTCCGAGAAGTGCATCTTCTGCTACCCGCGCATCGAGGCCGGCCAGCCGACGGTGTGTTCGGAAACCTGCGTCGGCCGCATCCGCTACCTCGGCGTGTTGCTGTACGACGCCGATCGCATCGAGCAGGCGGCGGCGGTGGAAAACGATAAGGATCTGTATCAGAGCCAGTTGGATATTTTCCTCGATCCGCACGATCCGGCGGTGATTGCCCAGGCGCTGGCCGACGGCGTGCCGCAGGGCGTGATCGACGCCGCCCAGCAGTCGCCGGTGTACAAAATGGCGATGGACTGGAAGCTGGCGCTGCCGCTGCACCCGGAATACCGCACCTTGCCGATGGTGTGGTACGTGCCGCCGCTGTCGCCGATTCAGTCGGCCGCCGACGCCGGCGAGCTGGCGCACAGCGGCGTGCTGCCGGACGTAGAAAGCCTGCGCATTCCGGTGCAGTACCTGGCCAACCTGCTGACCGCCGGCGACACCGCGCCGGTGCTGCTGGCGCTCAAGCGCATGCTGGCGATGCGCCACTACAAACGCGCCGAGACCGTCGACGGCGTGGTGGACACCAGCGCGCTGGAGCAGGTCGGGCTGAGCGAGGCGCAGGCGCAGGAAATGTACCGCTACCTGGCGATCGCCAACTATGAAGACCGCTTCGTGGTGCCGTCCAGCCACCGCGAACTGGCGCGCGAAGCCTTCCCGGAAAGCAAAGGCTGCGGCTTCAGCTTCGGCGACGGCTGCCACGGCAGCGACGGCAAGTTCAACCTGTTCAACAGCCGCCGCATCGACGCCATCGACGTGACGCAAAAAACCGTACGCCCGGAGGATGCCTCATGA
- a CDS encoding nitrate reductase subunit alpha: protein MSKFLDRFRYFKQLAEPFSGEHGQTLNTNRDWEDGYRSRWQHDKVVRSTHGVNCTGSCSWKIYVKNGLVTWETQQTDYPRTRPDLPNHEPRGCPRGASYSWYLYSANRLKYPLMRKRLLKLWREAKAQHGDPVDAWGAIVSDPEKAKSYKVARGRGGFVRSSWQEVNELIAAANVYTAKTFGPDRIIGFSPIPAMSMVSYAAGARYLSLIGGACLSFYDWYCDLPPASPMTWGEQTDVPESADWYNSSYIIAWGSNVPQTRTPDAHFFTEVRYKGTKTVAVTPDYAEVAKLCDHWLNPKQGTDSAMALAMGHVMLKEFHLDREVNYFRDYVRRYTDMPMLVLLEPREEGHYAAGRLLRAADLVDGLGQENNPEWKTVAIDQRSGELVAPQGSIGFRWGEKGKWNLEQREGKEQQDVELQLSLLGSHDEVAEVGFPYFGGIKSGGADGEHFNSVALEEILQHKLPVKRLRLADGREALVTSVYDLTLANYGLERGLNDANCAASYDDVKAYTPAWAEQITGVSRHNIIRIAREFAQNAEKTRGRSMIIVGAGVNHWYHMDMTYRGLINMLIFCGCVGQSGGGWAHYVGQEKLRPQTGWLPLAFGLDWQRPPRHMNSTSFFYNHSSQWRYETVGTDELLSPLADKSRFSGSLIDLNVRAERMGWLPSAPQLGTNPLQLAAQAKAAGQTPVEFTVDALKSGALGFAAEQPDNPQNFPRNLFVWRSNLLGSSGKGHEYMLKYLLGTEHGIQGKDLGQQGGVMPEEVEWRAQGGEGKLDLVVTLDFRMSSTCLYSDIVLPTATWYEKDDMNTSDMHPFIHPLSAAVDPAWDSKSDWEIYKGIAKAFSAVCVGHLGQETDVVTLPIQHDSAAELAQPYGVQDWKKGECGLIPGKTAPHIIAVERDYPATYERFTSLGPLLDKLGNGGKGISWNTQTEVDFLKQLNYVKADGPAAGRPKIDSAIDAAEVILSLAPETNGQVAVKAWEALSNITGRDHRHLALNKEDEKIRFRDIQAQPRKIISSPTWSGLEDEHVSYNACYTNVHELIPWRTLSGRQQLYQDHEWMRAFGESLLVYRPPIDTRAAQPLLNSKPNGNREKALNFLTPHQKWGIHSTYSDNLLMLTLSRGGPIVWLSEDDAKDLGIADNDWIEAFNANGALTARAVVSQRIPPGMTMMYHAQERIVNIPGSEITSQRGGIHNSVTRAGPKPTHMIGGYAQLAYGFNYYGTVGSNRDEFVVVRKMNNIDWLDGEGNDYAQGSQQEKTQ, encoded by the coding sequence ATGAGCAAGTTTTTAGACCGTTTCCGCTACTTCAAGCAGCTGGCGGAGCCTTTTTCTGGCGAACACGGCCAGACGCTGAACACCAACCGCGACTGGGAAGACGGCTACCGCAGCCGCTGGCAGCACGACAAGGTGGTGCGATCCACCCATGGCGTGAACTGCACCGGCTCCTGCAGCTGGAAGATTTACGTGAAAAATGGCCTGGTGACCTGGGAAACCCAGCAGACCGACTATCCGCGCACCCGCCCCGATCTGCCGAACCACGAGCCGCGCGGCTGCCCGCGCGGCGCCAGCTATTCCTGGTATCTCTACAGCGCCAACCGGCTGAAATACCCGCTGATGCGCAAGCGCCTGCTCAAGCTGTGGCGCGAAGCCAAGGCGCAGCACGGCGATCCGGTCGACGCCTGGGGCGCTATCGTCAGCGATCCTGAAAAAGCCAAAAGCTACAAGGTCGCGCGCGGCCGCGGCGGCTTTGTGCGCTCCAGCTGGCAGGAGGTCAACGAACTGATCGCCGCCGCCAACGTTTACACCGCCAAAACCTTCGGCCCCGACCGCATCATCGGCTTCTCGCCGATCCCGGCGATGTCGATGGTGTCCTACGCCGCCGGCGCGCGCTATCTGTCGCTGATCGGCGGCGCCTGCCTGAGCTTTTACGACTGGTACTGCGACCTGCCGCCGGCTTCGCCGATGACCTGGGGCGAGCAGACCGACGTGCCGGAGTCCGCCGACTGGTACAACTCCTCCTACATTATCGCCTGGGGCTCCAACGTGCCGCAGACGCGCACCCCGGACGCCCACTTCTTCACCGAGGTGCGTTACAAGGGCACCAAAACCGTGGCGGTGACGCCGGACTACGCCGAGGTCGCCAAGCTGTGCGACCACTGGCTGAACCCGAAACAGGGCACCGACAGCGCGATGGCGCTGGCGATGGGCCATGTGATGCTGAAAGAGTTCCACCTCGATCGCGAGGTGAATTACTTCCGCGATTACGTGCGCCGCTATACCGACATGCCGATGCTGGTGTTGCTGGAGCCGCGTGAAGAGGGGCACTACGCCGCCGGCCGCCTGCTGCGCGCCGCCGATCTGGTGGACGGCCTGGGCCAGGAAAACAATCCCGAGTGGAAAACCGTCGCCATCGACCAGCGCAGCGGCGAGCTGGTGGCGCCGCAGGGCTCCATCGGTTTCCGCTGGGGCGAAAAGGGCAAGTGGAACCTCGAGCAGCGCGAAGGCAAGGAGCAGCAGGACGTCGAGCTGCAGCTGAGCCTGCTGGGCAGCCATGACGAGGTGGCCGAGGTGGGCTTCCCTTATTTCGGCGGCATCAAGAGCGGCGGCGCCGACGGCGAGCATTTCAACAGCGTCGCGCTGGAAGAGATCCTGCAGCACAAGCTGCCGGTAAAACGCCTGCGCCTGGCGGACGGCCGCGAGGCGCTGGTGACCAGCGTCTATGACCTGACGCTGGCCAACTACGGCCTGGAACGCGGCCTGAACGACGCCAACTGCGCCGCGAGCTACGACGACGTCAAGGCCTACACGCCGGCCTGGGCCGAACAGATCACCGGCGTATCGCGCCACAATATCATCCGCATTGCCCGTGAGTTCGCGCAAAACGCCGAAAAGACCCGCGGCCGTTCGATGATCATCGTCGGCGCCGGCGTCAACCACTGGTACCACATGGACATGACCTACCGCGGGCTGATCAACATGCTGATCTTTTGCGGCTGCGTCGGCCAGAGCGGCGGCGGCTGGGCGCACTACGTCGGCCAGGAAAAACTGCGGCCGCAGACCGGCTGGCTGCCGCTGGCGTTCGGCCTCGACTGGCAACGCCCGCCGCGCCATATGAACAGCACGTCGTTTTTCTACAACCACTCCAGCCAGTGGCGTTACGAAACCGTCGGCACCGATGAACTGCTGTCGCCGCTGGCGGATAAATCGCGCTTCAGCGGCAGCCTGATCGACCTTAACGTGCGCGCCGAGCGCATGGGCTGGCTGCCGTCGGCGCCGCAGCTGGGCACCAACCCGCTGCAGCTGGCGGCGCAGGCCAAGGCCGCCGGCCAGACGCCGGTGGAGTTCACCGTCGACGCCCTGAAGTCGGGCGCGCTGGGCTTCGCCGCCGAACAGCCGGACAACCCGCAAAACTTCCCGCGCAACCTGTTCGTCTGGCGCTCCAACCTGCTGGGCTCCTCCGGCAAGGGCCATGAGTACATGCTCAAGTATCTGCTGGGCACCGAGCACGGCATTCAGGGCAAGGATCTCGGCCAGCAGGGCGGCGTGATGCCGGAAGAGGTGGAGTGGCGCGCGCAGGGCGGCGAAGGCAAGCTGGATCTGGTGGTGACGCTCGATTTCCGCATGTCCAGCACCTGCCTGTACTCCGACATCGTGCTGCCGACCGCCACCTGGTACGAAAAAGACGACATGAATACGTCGGACATGCATCCGTTCATTCACCCGCTGTCGGCGGCGGTCGATCCGGCCTGGGATTCGAAGAGCGACTGGGAGATCTACAAGGGCATCGCCAAGGCGTTCTCCGCAGTGTGCGTCGGCCATTTGGGCCAGGAAACCGACGTGGTGACCCTGCCTATCCAGCACGACTCCGCCGCCGAGCTGGCGCAGCCTTACGGCGTGCAGGACTGGAAAAAGGGCGAATGCGGCCTGATCCCCGGCAAGACCGCCCCGCACATCATCGCGGTGGAGCGCGATTACCCGGCCACCTACGAACGCTTCACCTCGTTGGGGCCGCTGCTGGACAAGCTCGGCAACGGCGGCAAGGGCATCAGCTGGAACACCCAGACCGAGGTCGACTTCCTGAAGCAGCTGAACTACGTGAAAGCCGACGGCCCGGCGGCGGGGCGGCCGAAAATCGACAGCGCCATCGATGCGGCGGAAGTGATCCTGTCGCTGGCGCCGGAAACCAACGGCCAGGTGGCGGTGAAAGCCTGGGAGGCGCTGAGCAACATCACCGGGCGCGATCATCGTCATTTGGCGCTGAACAAGGAAGACGAAAAAATTCGCTTTCGCGATATCCAGGCCCAGCCGCGCAAAATCATCTCCAGCCCGACCTGGTCCGGCCTGGAAGACGAACACGTGTCCTACAACGCCTGTTACACCAACGTGCATGAGCTGATCCCCTGGCGCACCCTCAGCGGCCGCCAGCAGCTGTATCAGGATCACGAATGGATGCGCGCCTTCGGCGAAAGCCTGCTGGTGTACCGGCCGCCGATCGACACCCGCGCCGCGCAGCCGCTGCTGAACAGCAAGCCGAACGGCAACAGGGAGAAAGCGCTGAACTTCCTGACGCCGCATCAGAAGTGGGGCATCCACTCCACCTACAGCGACAACCTGCTGATGCTGACCCTGTCGCGCGGCGGGCCGATCGTCTGGCTGAGCGAGGATGACGCCAAAGATCTGGGCATCGCGGACAACGACTGGATCGAAGCCTTCAACGCCAACGGCGCGCTGACGGCGCGGGCGGTGGTCAGCCAGCGCATCCCGCCCGGCATGACCATGATGTACCACGCCCAGGAACGCATCGTGAATATTCCGGGCTCGGAAATCACCAGCCAGCGCGGCGGCATCCATAACTCGGTGACCCGCGCCGGCCCGAAACCGACCCACATGATCGGCGGTTACGCGCAGCTGGCTTACGGCTTCAACTATTACGGCACCGTCGGCTCCAACCGCGACGAGTTCGTGGTGGTGCGCAAGATGAACAATATCGATTGGTTAGACGGCGAAGGCAACGACTACGCGCAGGGCAGCCAGCAGGAGAAAACCCAATGA
- a CDS encoding carbohydrate binding domain-containing protein has protein sequence MRGMYRMAALGCCAWWSVSALAQGCQPTLLANPGFEQGLGGWRAQGAQADDDAHSGKRSLRYDNADAAQYRTFSQALRVAPGQTIDFGVWLKTRGVRGQGRDGGAAVYLQSFDAQGRFLEGAYPAGVAGDSDWRQVSASYTVPPQAARVTFGVYLRKGSTGRAWFDDAYACVRAPAPALYQLGPSAQGKVDTLLVTPQPQHVQVDSELLNAQGQVIHSSRGRYRVEGQRRIEYQPPTGLAQGEYRLRQQVSGAQSRQAQGSELSFRVGQPAAKVAIDSEGFTLRDGQRIFPLGIYANVATDEHLARIAAAGFNTVLNYDYGEKKDPYAFFRNARKRGLLVIYSVKDQYRGSRFAPAVRGGDYAAMTAWYVQRLRSQPNLLAWYINDELGPEYLDKIEEKNLQIKRLDGDHPTFQVLNKTGELDAYFNSSDILATDPYPVGNDRDLTRTTRYTALTVQAARQARGAWVVMQIMDHAAYDARRRPHPPSEAEIRNQAWQALIGGAKGLLLYSYTDLFYKRKTGRFDQREFDAAWRGVAAVSQQIAAFTPYLLTGKSTPLTGSDPQIPARMFILGDRALLLAANPYYREANTRLRLPAGWRPQEAGAEVRLALPAVGTATLWLQR, from the coding sequence ATGAGGGGCATGTACCGGATGGCGGCGCTGGGCTGCTGCGCCTGGTGGAGCGTTTCGGCTCTGGCGCAGGGCTGCCAACCCACGCTGTTGGCCAACCCCGGCTTTGAGCAGGGGCTCGGCGGCTGGCGCGCGCAGGGCGCGCAGGCCGACGACGATGCGCACAGCGGCAAGCGCAGCCTGCGCTACGACAATGCCGATGCCGCGCAGTACCGGACCTTCAGCCAGGCGCTGCGGGTGGCGCCGGGGCAGACGATCGATTTCGGCGTTTGGCTCAAGACCCGCGGCGTGCGGGGGCAAGGCCGCGACGGCGGCGCCGCGGTTTATCTGCAGAGCTTCGATGCGCAGGGGCGCTTTCTGGAAGGCGCCTATCCGGCCGGGGTGGCCGGCGACAGCGATTGGCGGCAGGTGAGCGCCAGCTATACCGTGCCGCCGCAGGCGGCGCGGGTCACCTTTGGCGTCTATCTGCGCAAGGGCAGCACCGGCAGAGCCTGGTTTGACGACGCCTATGCGTGCGTTCGCGCGCCTGCGCCGGCGTTGTATCAGCTCGGCCCGTCGGCGCAGGGTAAGGTCGACACGCTGCTGGTCACTCCGCAGCCGCAGCATGTGCAGGTCGACAGCGAATTGCTCAATGCCCAGGGGCAGGTTATCCACAGCAGCCGCGGCCGTTATCGGGTCGAAGGGCAGCGCCGCATCGAATACCAACCGCCGACCGGCCTGGCCCAGGGGGAATACCGCCTGCGCCAGCAGGTCAGCGGCGCGCAATCCCGGCAGGCGCAGGGCAGTGAGCTGTCTTTTCGCGTCGGGCAGCCGGCGGCCAAAGTGGCGATCGACAGCGAAGGCTTTACCCTGCGCGACGGCCAACGGATTTTCCCGCTGGGCATCTACGCCAACGTGGCTACCGATGAGCATTTGGCGCGCATCGCGGCGGCGGGATTCAACACGGTGCTGAACTATGACTATGGAGAAAAGAAAGATCCTTACGCCTTTTTCCGCAACGCGCGCAAGCGCGGGCTACTGGTTATCTATTCCGTCAAAGATCAGTATCGCGGCAGCCGTTTCGCCCCGGCCGTCCGCGGCGGCGACTACGCGGCGATGACCGCCTGGTACGTGCAGCGCTTGCGTTCGCAGCCCAACCTGCTCGCCTGGTACATCAACGATGAGCTGGGGCCGGAATATCTCGATAAAATCGAGGAAAAAAACCTGCAAATCAAGCGGCTTGACGGCGATCATCCCACCTTCCAGGTGCTGAACAAAACCGGGGAGCTGGACGCTTACTTCAACAGCAGCGACATTCTGGCGACCGATCCTTACCCGGTGGGGAACGATCGCGATCTGACGCGCACCACGCGTTATACCGCGCTGACGGTGCAGGCCGCCCGCCAGGCGCGCGGAGCCTGGGTGGTGATGCAAATCATGGATCACGCCGCCTATGACGCCCGCCGCCGGCCGCATCCGCCGTCAGAGGCGGAAATCCGCAATCAGGCCTGGCAGGCGCTGATCGGCGGCGCCAAGGGACTGCTGCTTTACTCCTATACCGACCTGTTCTACAAGCGCAAAACCGGCCGCTTCGACCAGCGGGAGTTTGACGCCGCCTGGCGTGGGGTGGCCGCCGTGTCGCAGCAAATCGCCGCCTTCACCCCTTATCTGCTGACGGGGAAATCGACTCCGCTGACGGGAAGCGACCCGCAAATCCCGGCGCGGATGTTTATTCTGGGCGATCGCGCCTTGTTGCTGGCGGCCAATCCCTACTATCGAGAGGCCAACACCCGATTGCGCCTCCCGGCGGGCTGGCGGCCGCAGGAGGCGGGCGCGGAGGTCAGGCTGGCGTTGCCCGCGGTGGGCACGGCGACCCTGTGGCTTCAACGCTGA
- a CDS encoding glycosyltransferase family 2 protein translates to MEKISVIMPAYNAANSIKESILGVLNQRFTDYHLYVIDDASTDNTAEVVRPFIHDRLTYIRNEHNQGVAETRNIGIEAAGGDYIAFCDSDDVWLPNKLSRQASILQTRRYDVVCSHYYTFEDDLKLIKNTRGADELIGYQDMLKSNWIGNLTGIYNQKRIGKVYQQKVGHEDYLMWLAVLQKARNGLAYCIPEPLACYRLSSHSLSGNKIRAADWQWRIYRQHLGLSYQKSCYLFATYLLNAAMKRQ, encoded by the coding sequence ATGGAAAAAATATCCGTGATAATGCCGGCCTACAACGCGGCGAACTCTATCAAAGAGTCGATTCTTGGCGTGCTGAACCAGCGATTTACCGACTATCACCTGTATGTGATCGACGATGCGTCCACCGACAACACCGCCGAGGTGGTGCGGCCGTTCATCCACGACCGCCTGACCTATATACGCAATGAGCATAATCAGGGCGTGGCGGAAACGCGCAACATCGGCATCGAGGCGGCGGGCGGCGACTATATCGCCTTCTGCGACAGCGATGACGTCTGGCTCCCCAACAAGCTGTCGCGCCAGGCGAGCATCTTGCAGACCCGCCGCTACGACGTGGTGTGTTCGCATTATTACACCTTCGAAGACGACCTGAAGTTGATCAAAAACACCCGCGGCGCGGATGAGCTTATCGGCTATCAGGACATGCTGAAAAGCAACTGGATCGGCAATCTCACCGGCATCTACAACCAAAAGCGCATCGGCAAGGTGTACCAGCAGAAAGTGGGCCATGAGGACTACCTGATGTGGCTGGCGGTGCTGCAGAAGGCGCGTAACGGCCTGGCCTACTGCATTCCCGAACCGCTGGCCTGCTACCGGCTGTCGAGCCATTCGCTGTCGGGCAACAAAATCCGCGCCGCGGACTGGCAATGGCGGATTTACCGTCAGCATCTGGGGCTGTCTTACCAGAAATCCTGCTATCTGTTCGCCACCTATCTGCTCAATGCCGCGATGAAAAGGCAATGA
- a CDS encoding glycosyltransferase family 4 protein → MQPRKVIVVIENMAGKGGTERVASGLANALARLPGYEVAVFSLFGERSFFPLAADVRLRCGGGGSLFWPWRLALALRRERADVIITVSMGKLSVVMTPFLRLFCARSRLLLSEHVSFHQYPRVFKWLKLLVYRLGDRVIFLTRQDRDAIARWVGAGKCRVIENVSPFGAQAPTPELQQKVALAVGRLSNQKGFDRLIALWRGVAAQAPDWRLLIVGDGPERDALRRQIASAGLERQVSLLPATADVAAYYRQASLYLMTSRYEGLPMVLIEAMSFGLPLVAYDCKTGPAELIDDGVNGYLVPDDDGAAFSDGVLKLMGDPGLRERFSNAALEKSRRFSPERIYPQWRQLTE, encoded by the coding sequence ATGCAACCACGCAAGGTAATCGTCGTTATCGAAAATATGGCGGGCAAGGGCGGCACCGAACGGGTCGCCAGCGGTTTGGCCAATGCGCTGGCGCGCCTGCCGGGTTACGAGGTGGCGGTGTTTTCGCTGTTTGGCGAGCGGAGCTTCTTTCCGCTGGCCGCCGACGTCCGGTTGCGCTGCGGCGGCGGCGGCTCGCTGTTTTGGCCATGGCGGCTGGCGTTGGCCCTGCGGCGTGAACGCGCGGACGTGATCATCACCGTTTCCATGGGAAAACTGTCGGTGGTGATGACGCCTTTTCTGCGTTTGTTTTGCGCCCGCAGCCGGCTGTTATTGAGCGAACACGTCAGTTTTCACCAGTATCCGCGCGTATTCAAGTGGTTGAAGCTGCTGGTTTACCGGCTGGGCGATCGGGTGATTTTCCTGACGCGGCAGGATCGCGACGCCATCGCCCGCTGGGTGGGCGCCGGGAAGTGCCGGGTGATCGAGAACGTTTCGCCGTTCGGCGCGCAGGCGCCGACGCCGGAGCTGCAGCAAAAGGTGGCGCTGGCGGTGGGGCGGTTGAGCAACCAGAAAGGCTTCGATCGTCTGATCGCGCTGTGGCGAGGGGTGGCGGCGCAGGCGCCGGATTGGCGGCTGCTGATTGTCGGCGACGGCCCGGAGCGCGACGCGCTGCGGCGGCAGATTGCCAGCGCCGGGCTGGAGCGGCAGGTGAGCCTGCTGCCGGCCACCGCCGACGTGGCGGCCTATTATCGCCAGGCCAGCCTGTATCTGATGACGTCTCGCTATGAGGGGTTGCCGATGGTGCTGATCGAAGCCATGAGCTTCGGCCTGCCGCTGGTGGCCTACGACTGCAAGACCGGCCCGGCCGAGCTGATCGACGACGGCGTCAACGGCTATCTGGTGCCCGATGACGACGGCGCCGCCTTCAGCGACGGGGTGCTCAAACTGATGGGCGATCCGGGCCTGCGCGAGCGCTTTTCGAACGCCGCGTTGGAGAAGTCTCGCCGTTTTTCTCCCGAACGTATTTATCCCCAGTGGCGACAGCTCACCGAGTGA